One region of Tachysurus fulvidraco isolate hzauxx_2018 chromosome 9, HZAU_PFXX_2.0, whole genome shotgun sequence genomic DNA includes:
- the sema4c gene encoding semaphorin-4C, which produces MGGAKVLLMMLVIGLENVNCVNWNPIPRKTIRYHEVIDSMARFRSVGVFNYTMLTLSEHERVLYVGARETLFALDPNDITRQLRPQIDWPAPVEKKKECAERGKNNQTECFNYIRFLQGYNHTHMYTCGTYAFQPKCTYINVDHFTLNSATLEDGKGKCPYDPAKGHTGLIVDKELYSATLNNFLGTEPVILRNLGLQHYSMKSEYLPSWLNEPNFVGSALVRESRNSREGDDDKIYFFFSERAVELDCDGDLTVARVARVCKGDQGGTRTLQKKWTTFQKARLVCSLPERHITFNHLQAIFTMQGADWRSTVFYGVFHAQWGDVDVSAVCQYHIGEVKSVFEGPYKEYEASQRWGRYTGVVPNPRPGACITNFDRENGYNSSLQLPDATLNFAKKHPLMELRAEARPLMLTKGVNFTRIAVDRVNALDQRAYSVLFIGTADGWLQRVAIVGSEAHVIEEIQLFDWPQPVDSLTISHSKKYLYIGSRSEVLQLPLANCSRYHSQPDCWLSRDPYCAWDSEGRACVRIDLHRGSMSTLTQDLMLERFNRGSKAKFDKPVSIPSPEHSRLRNVTVVVGSDLVLPCQLVSNLAHPSWALNERELLLSSESDTLSPRFDRALRALVIPQAGASQTGRYVCYSEEQGVKFQTERYQVAVVASAPVFMEARAPDASMGLFWVLVIALGVTCLVLLAGALYLRRRLKLALGKAGTAEMKPLESTLVYPITLPKETPSFVPSKMPTSSNNDEDRFWETGANFYYSDGSLKIVPGHASSSSPSAIPGQPLHSPSRLSLTNIRNSGTNGYVRLSLSVAGEDRANGGMSAGGVGGVGGKMGIGARENDYTSPFKEELRRTLQQRSVLPDANPEESSV; this is translated from the exons aagtGATTGACAGCATGGCGCGTTTCCGGTCAGTGGGTGTGTTTAACTACACCATGTTGACTCTGTCAGAGCACGAGCGTGTCCTGTACGTCGGCGCCAGAGAGACGCTATTCGCTCTTGACCCCAATGACATCACACGACAGCTCCGCCCACAG ATTGACTGGCCGGCCCCtgtggagaagaagaaagagtgtgctgagagaggaaaaaacaaccAG acggAGTGTTTTAACTACATTCGGTTCCTTCAGGgttacaatcacactcacatgtACACGTGTGGAACCTATGCCTTCCAGCCCAAGTGCACCTACATC AACGTGGATCATTTCACTCTGAACAGCGCCACCCTGGAGGACGGGAAGGGCAAGTGTCCCTATGATCCAGCTAAAGGCCACACCGGCCTCATCGTgg aTAAGGAGCTGTACTCTGCCACTCTGAATAATTTCTTGGGCACGGAGCCGGTGATCCTGCGCAACCTGGGACTGCAGCACTACAGCATGAAGAGCGAGTACCTGCCGTCCTGGCTCAACG AGCCGAACTTTGTGGGGTCTGCTCTGGTGCGTGAGAGCAGGAACAGCCGTGAGGGAGACGATGATAAAATCTACTTTTTCTTCAGCGAGAGAGCCGTGGAGCTCGACTGTGACGGAGACCTGACTGTAGCTCGAGTGGCCCGTGTGTGTAAG GGTGACCAGGGGGGAACTCGGACACTACAGAAGAAGTGGACAACGTTTCAGAAGGCTCGTTTGGTTTGTTCCCTGCCCGAGCGCCACATCACCTTCAACCACCTTCAGGCCATCTTCACCATGCAGGGAGCTGATTGGAGGAGCACAGTCTTCTACGGAGTTTTTCACGCCCAGTG GGGGGACGTGGACGTCTCGGCCGTGTGTCAGTACCACATCGgagaggtgaagagtgtgttcGAGGGCCCGTATAAGGAATACGAGGCGTCTCAGAGATGGGGGAGATACACCGGGGTCGTCCCGAACCCACGGCCCGGAGCG TGTATCACTAACTTTGACAGAGAGAACGGCTATAACAGCTCGCTGCAGCTGCCGGATGCGACGCTGAACTTCGCTAAGAAGCATCCGCTGATGGAGCTGAGGGCCGAGGCTCGACCCCTGATGCTCACCAAGGGAGTGAACTTCACACGGATCGCGGTGGACCGAGTGAACGCCCTCGACCAGAGAGCGTACAGCGTGCTCTTTATTGGAACAG CTGATGGATGGCTCCAGCGAGTGGCGATTGTTGGGTCTGAGGCTCATGTGATTGAGGAGATCCAGCTGTTTGATTGGCCGCAACCAGTCGATAGTTTGACCATCTCACACAGCAAg aagtacCTGTACATCGGCTCTCGGTCTGAGGTGTTACAGTTGCCCTTGGCTAACTGCAGTCGTTATCACTCACAGCCGGACTGCTGGCTGTCCCGAGATCCGTACTGCGCCTGGGACAGCGAGGGACGAGCCTGTGTCCGCATCGACCTCCACCGCGg CTCCATGTCCACTCTCACTCAGGATCTGATGCTGGAGAGATTCAATCGAGGGTCAAAGGCTAAGTTTGATAAGCCGGTGTCGATCCCCAGCCCAG AACATTCCCGGCTGAGGAACGTGACCGTGGTGGTGGGTTCGGACCTGGTTCTGCCATGCCAGCTGGTATCAAACCTGGCACATCCCTCGTGGGCACTGAACGAGCGCGAGTTGTTACTCTCATCGGAGTCGGACACTTTGAGTCCCCGTTTCGACCGCGCCCTTCGTGCCTTGGTCATCCCACAGGCGGGCGCGTCCCAGACCGGACGCTACGTGTGTTACTCGGAGGAGCAGGGAGTAAAGTTCCAGACAGAGCGCTACCAGGTGGCTGTGGTGGCCAGCGCACCTGTGTTTATGGAAGCGCGGGCGCCGGATGCCAGCATGGGGCTGTTCTGGGTGCTGGTGATCGCGCTGGGTGTCACATGTCTAGTGCTGCTCGCTGGCGCTCTCTACCTGCGCCGAAGGCTGAAATTAGCACTGGGGAAAGCGGGAACTGCTGAGATGAAGCCGTTAGAAAGCACGCTGGTCTACCCGATAACGCTGCCCAAGGAGACGCCAAGCTTTGTGCCCAGTAAGATGCCCACCAGCTCAAACAATGACGAGGATCGCTTCTGGGAAACCGGCGCCAATTTTTACTACTCTGACGGATCGTTGAAGATTGTGCCTGGACACGCTTCTTCGTCCTCGCCGAGCGCCATTCCTGGTCAGCCACTACACTCGCCCAGCCGCCTGAGCCTCACCAACATCCGGAACTCCGGCACCAACGGCTACGTCCGACTCAGCCTGAGCGTGGCGGGTGAGGACCGGGCGAACGGAGGGATGAGTGCAGGAGGAGTGGGAGGGGTTGGTGGAAAGATGGGGATCGGAGCCAGGGAGAACGACTACACAAGTCCCTTCAAGGAGGAGCTACGGAGGACACTGCAGCAGAGAAGCGTCCTCCCTGATGCCAACCCCGAAGAGTCATCAGTCTAG